acacacacacacacacacacacacacacacacacacacacacacacacacagagagagagagagaaaataaaagcagtaCTGGGCATTATACAGACTGATAAACTCCGTGACAAACACAAGGCGATACTGTGTGGAGACAAGACATTAAACACTGGGTGAGAACAGGATGATATCGATTACGAACTCCGTTTAGGAGCAGGATTGGGGCTGACAGGCGTTATGGacaatttatatttaatcaaCCGCTTGAACTGTTTGTGCAAGCATGCAAGTAAGTCAGGATGCTACAGATGGTCTCTGATCCCAACCTTGCCCACTATCTGACccttgtgatggaaaatattattcgatcatgtattatcatgtgattcatatgtaatgattcatatataatcatgttaatcctttccatcatataatcctatatgaatagtttagtctgcatactctgtctctgtatattgtgtgaacaaacgactgttggaatgttgctttatgacctgcatgtgttGTGATCTGCAGGTGTCaaagagggattaggcttttCCTGTCTTGCAAATGGTGTCTGTCCTTTGAAGTGTTCTGGCatatgcaggaatgttcatcgcGACAAGGAGCAGGAAATGCGTAAaacaagatcacagagcacccctccctggggggggggtgttgaagtttagatataagcAGCAGAGTCAGTCTACACCTGtgtctcacacagctgtgttttgtatgtcctattttctttattaaattactcttttaatcacgtctgacttgctgtttattcaaatttccaccacacCCTCCACCTAGTTTCTGGGAGGAATAAGTACAGTGGGACAAAATGTCTAGTAGGGACTTGATCTTTTTCTCACTGCTTAGGGTGAACAGTAAAAAGCGTGGAACAGAAAGGGGGGAGCACCTCTcagatgcttgtgtgtgtgtgtgtgtgtgtgtgtgtgtaaaacagagacCTGCTTGCTTTACCCTTGCCTCCTTCATAGCACAGCAATTGCTGCAATCATGATATTAATCTGTCCAGATTTCTCCCCCCAACGCATTACCTGCTGAAGTTCTCGATGCAGACGCCGTGCTTGGTGTCCGTGTAGCAGCGGCCCACCAGGACCTTCAGCTCCGGGTCGAACAGCAGCACGAAGGAGACCATGCCAGGGTCTCTGTTCACAAAAGGCCTGGGGTCAGGAGAGCAGCCAACGAGCATGCACCACACGCGTAAAGGACACGCAACCTAGCGGCACTTCTCCGGCCTGGGCCGCCCTTGACAAATCACACACCTGCGTGAAATTGAGCTGTCTCTTTGAATGACTGTATTCTGATGTACGCAGTAAgattaatcacatttataatGCACCCACTATACATGTGAAACTCAGCGTTTTATTGTCGTATAAGAATGTATAAGAGATATTTTATGACTTACACAGTCAGTTGCTCATACAGTAATATAACCAAGGACATGCAGAACATCTCCACAGAGAAATACATTCACGTTATTGCTATCCCATACTGAtttaaagcatgaaatattcatttagttgacaaataaacagaagtgaaatgttgatgctctctcgctctttctcttaATAATaagcaagagtgtgtgtgtgtgtgtgtgtgtctcacctggaCATGTAGAGCAGGAACGAGTCCTTGACCACCAGCCAGCGGTGCGACCAGCGGAAGCAGAACTGGTGGTGGCCGAAGCAGTTGAGGCCCTGGATGCGGTGGCCACCGGAGCGCTTCAGCACGTAGCCCTCGCTAGGACACGGAGCACACTGGGTGAGGGGCGAAGGGGTGGTCTGGGGCATGCTGGGACATGTCCCATGTCTCGCCTTAGCTAATCTGGGTgctggtggggggagggggggttgttCCGCATTTTGTGGAAAggggagtgggcgtgtcccagGGCAGCAGGGGTGATTGGAGGGCAGGGAGGGTACAGCCAGCTAACTGTACATGATAGAAAAGCTCCGCCCAGGGTCATGGAAGAGGCAGACTGCATTACTGCCTTTGTGCCTGCTGCAGGAAAGAAGCTCGCTGCACACGGCGTGTCCAGTTTCGTCGCCTGCCTGGGTGGCAGCACCAGGGCTGCACCGTTCAGGTTCAGGAAGAGGTTTTATTCCTCTGTAGTCTCATGTGCATAACAAGGCTTGATAACCTTATCTATACACCAATGCCAATAGCAGTCTGTACTGAGTGCAGTGACTAGCACCGGAACCCAGACTCTGCGGACTCGCACCGCTGAACAGGGACGTGGAGGTGGACAGGAGACTCTGCAGACTCACACCGCTGAATACACACTGGTTCAAATCAGCACACTCGCATGGTTTTACTCACATGCCTTTGGGTCCAAGATCTTTGATGAAGGACAGAGGACTGACAGAAAGGAACTCCAGCTAAGAGCATAAGAAGACAAAAATGTCATACCAACACTACgctgtgtgtggtgcgtgtgtgtgtgtgtgtgtgtgtgagtctaacCGTGCCACTGTAGTTCTTGGAGAAGGTGTTCTCCAGCAGGCTGTTTAGGAAATCCTCCAGGTATTTCTGTAatgattctcacacacacacacacacacacacacacacacacacacacacacacacacacacacacacacacacacacacacacacacacaccttcaaatGTGTTTGAGAGAAAATATTTCTGTAGTAGTTAattgtgatggaaaatgttacgaaactatgtattatgtgattcatatataatcacacTGACCCTTCTGTTGCCAAATGAATAATCCTGTCTGCACATTTGTATCTgcctgttgctgattaagtagaacatgtatcaggaactgttaacatcaaggtcaacttgacaTACCACCCACACTGGTTGGAACCAGTTTGGGATGGTTTGGGGAACAAACCAAgccgagagctgattggcttatagccacagcaacaaagggaAGAAGAGCTGCTTGAGAAAACATGATCGGTTAAAAAAACCGAacaggagtagtataactagccaTGCTTTTGTATACTCGGGGCTCCCTATCTGAGGCGAGCCAAactttgtgatgtgtgtgtgtgtgtaccggtTTGCTGGCTGTCCTTCTTATCCTATCTGTGCCGTGCAGAGTGGGCATTTCCTCACTCATGCTCTCCAACTGCTGTCTCTGCAAGGCaaatctgaaacacacacacacacacacacacacacacacacacacacacacagagttaagtCTTTGCCATTATATACATAGTACGTTGTCTCTCTTCACAAAAATTCCTGTTCCTCTCTGAACCGGCCAGCATGATTCCCATGGTTCAGTGCGTGTGCTCACCTCCCAAGGGGGAGGAACTGCAGCATCATCTTGTGTTTGTACAGGTCTCTGTGCAGCTCCTGAAAATGCTTATACTTCCTCTTCACTGTCCACGTGAAGTCCCCGTGCGTCAGGCGCACTGTGTAGAGGGTACATATACGTAcctgcgcacaaacacacaggcaacaccCAAACCTTTAGTCTTCCACATTATCCTCCAAAGAATTTTAAActcttacatttaaaatgtttttcgtATCACAGCCTTCCCCAaccatatacatacatgcttATATTATACAGTTTAGCACCTCCCCCCATACATACCTTGGAGCGAGTAGTGTATCTCTCAGTGTTCTCAACTCTGCAGGTGATGGGGGTGTTGTGGAGCAGTGGAGAGATGCTTCCCTCTTTTAGCTCAGCCAGGTGATGCACCAGGAAAAACTCCCGCTTTTCtgggagagaaacacacacacccacacacccacacacccacacacacacacacccacacacatccacacacacacacacaccttatcaACCctgtggagcagcagcagctctcTCAACATTTTCTCTTCTCCATTTCCATGATGGTGTCATCATCTTTTCTCACATCCTATCTAACTGCCCACatgctacgtgtgtgtgtgtgtgtgtgtggagaagagcagtTTCTCTTCATCAGGTTTTATGAACCTAAGCACCACAAGAAGTGCTCCTCAGTGACTGTGAtctgtgcgcgcacgtgtgtgtgtacaactaTAAATCCTCCAGTCCAGAAACATCTTAGCACAAAACATGCATATCTCTTGTAAAGTCAACCCTGCCAAATCAGACCACCTCATCCAGCTTTAGAAGGATCCGTGTGGTGCTGTGATTTGACTAGAGTGTTGCAACGTTCCCGTTAACCTCTGCTTGACCCCCAATAGGGCTTGTGAACGTGGACTCACTAATCCACTCACGAGGCTTTTGCTACACCCCCTCCATAAACATGTTTCTCCTAAAATGTGCAGTAAGTATGAAACCATTCATGTTACAGTTATAGGTGTGGTAATAGTAGTCATAGTAACATTGgtagtggtagttcagtggttaaggcagtTGACTACTAATCAGAatttgccagttcaaaccccaccagtgccaagttaccactgttgggcccctgagccaGGTCCTTAACTGCAaccattttttatatatacacacctcacCCTGCCAGTAAATAACTGGCAGCTGGCTACATTCAGTGTTACTATTTTATAATACAGTTCAACCTAATGGGATACTGTCTAATATAGAAAACTAACTGAACACAGCAAGTAGGGTGAAGGCAAACTTCTCCCTCTCGGCCTTTACTGGTCTCCTGCTATGCAGCTGCTAGCAGATAAAGCAGAGACAACACTTGCGCTGTTGCTAAATAAAGAGAGCTACAAAGGAAGAAGTCAGCTTCTTTTATGCTAAAGCCAGAGTGTGAGAGGAGACCAGTATAAAGGTGGGCTGAGAAAGGGGGGGCAGATGCCTCTCCCTTACAGACGTGCCTCTCTGCCTTACCCTAGCTATGTTGTTTATGTACTTTAGTAACAATTAACCGTCTTCCAGTTAATTTAAAAGAGATTCTCGCAACAGTATACGGCACCGTTTGGTCAATACAGAATACGCAAAGGAGGGTGAAAGTAGATGGCTCTCTTCCTGTCTggggacacagacacagagtgctAGAGGACCAGATGTTATATGTGGGAGCTTTAAGTTTATGTACAAATGAATTTATAGTATGAACACACTTGCTTATGAAATTTAGTACATTTAAACATCGTTAAATAAAGAATGGAGTTTAGGATTACTAGAGTGTGAGcattaaaagaatgaaaactGTTCAAAGTGAGACAGAGCCTGCCCTCCATCAGAcccagctcagctcagctcagctcataGCAGACACACGCAGAAAAGGGTGGTCACCGCCAGTGTGTGAGCTTCAAACGCGTGGGATATGTGTGTCGGAGACTCGAAGTAGTAATCCTGAGCAACAAATCAAGGAAGCTTTGCTCACCCAAGATTCGCTGTGCGTGCTTCCATGACGCTGATTAAGAACTGGAGTAAAATAGGAGACTAAGAACCAGGaatctccccccctccccttccgTTTTCACAACTGCGTGTAAATCTGTGCCCTTATATCCTCCTGTCCTTGTAGTTGATCAAAGTTCTGCTTTGTCTTCCTGTCCTATCAGCGACAAGGTATTTGCATATGAGGAGgagctttgtgtgtttctgtcctCTAAACTGAGAGTGTAAAGAACAGCTTCAGTTAAGTGTGTTTGTTCCACGACTCTCCCCGCCAGCGCGCCTCTCAACCAGGGGACATCATtaccaggaagtaaacaagcAACGTGGGCCATTTTCAATAAAGCAGGTAAATGTCAGGACTTTCTGACTCTGCCATTCTGAATCtagagctgaaaaaaaaaaaaaaaaaagacagaatgagCTTGTGTGATCTGCGCAACTCTCCTACATGGAGGATTATTTTCTTGTGAATAGACTAAACTGTTATACGCAGCAGAGGACCTCTGCTCTGTATGCGCTTCAAGCCAATTTTTATGTAGGTGAAAGGCTATGCGAAATATGGTTGAACTAGCTACAGGTGGCTGTCCTTGCTTAGATGCTGAACAATCCTGTCATCTTTGAACATCATGCACTgtatcatttacatattttccatTTACTCATGATTtgccatatatatatttattcattcatgtacgcttgaaaaaaaaaaaattgggcaTATTGTTCAGCGTCTTTGACTCCAAGTGAACAGTGCCCTGTGCAAGAAAAACCAATCTAGCTGAGCTAAGAGCGTAGACGAGTTTGTGACCAAATCCTGGATTCATTCAGTGatcctataaaaaaaaaaacaaacagctgaatTCTGAATCTAGTGTAGTCTCCTGTCTTTAACTGatgcacaaagaaaacaataccCGGAAGGAAGTCTGCCGCCAAAGATACAAAATAAAGATTTACTGCAGTTTCATCATCACTGTGGAAACTGCTCTGAGCACTTTCAAATGTGAGGTATAGCTGTTTATCACTCTCTTTTTGAACAATGCGTACCAAGTGTTGTGCTGGAAATCATCACAGAAATGGCAGACACAGCAGCTGATTTTACTGAGGGTCATTTTAtagtcttttttgtttgtcagtttCTATAATTTTCTTATTCAAATGAACCAAGTTTGGcattgaaaatgtaataatgtgatTTCATATTTAACTCTTTGCCAAGGCAGCAGCATGTCTGGTCAGGCTGAACTCTATGTGCCCACTCACTTGCCGTGGGACAAGGTCCTAAGTCTGGAGCTCAGGAGGCAGGGCTACAAAGCAGCCACCAAGCGGTTGGCCAAAGCGCAGAAGGGGACGTTCCCCACCCAGGGGAGTGCGGCCGATTGCAGCGAGTGGTGGGCACACTGCAAGAGGTGGAGTGTGAGCAAAGGCAAGATGGCCATTGCCGTCATGGCATGGCAATACGACCCTATGGTTAAGCAGAGGGACAGAGCAGCAAAGCAGCTGCAACAGCTCCAGAAAAGTGTGAAGGATCAGGAGCAAGAGATTACCTTGCTGAGGCAACAGCTCCAGGACCAGGAAGTGCAAACCAAGCAGCTGCAAAGCTTCCAGAGGAGGGTGAAGGGTCAGGAGCAGGAGATTACCTTGCTGAGGCAACAGCTCCAGGACCAGGAAGAGCAAACCTGGCAGCTGCAATCCACACTAAAATTGTCTCAAGCCAGCGAACAACAACTTGCGGTGGAAATGAGATCTAAAGATGATCAAATGAGGTCGCTGCAGCAAGAACTCAGTGaacaaatgaaggaaaataaGACAATTTCCCTAAAAGTGGTTAAGTTGTCCCAAATCTTGTTTGATTCAAACTTCCCTTCAGATGAGGATATACATCTTGCTACACTCCCTGACCTGAAAGAATACCATTCCAATCACAAGTTCTTGAAGATATTCTATTCCTTAGGGGTAGATCTTTATCGCATCTTCCAACTAGTCCAGACAAAATTTCCCCAAAAGTCTTTGCAGACAGTAAAGGATTTGAGAGAGCATGACCTGTGTCTGACTGATTCCTTAAACCATGCAAACATGGAAGCCCTGCTGCAGAGGTTCCACAAGTGTATGTCAACAGCTCTCGGATCAGCCATGAAACAGTACCGTGTGCACCAGTCCCGGACCCAGAGAAACGGCGGGTCCATCAAGGCCTACGGCAAGAGTAACGAAGCACCTGACATAAATGATGAACGCGTCCTCTGTGACGTGCTGCAAAACGCATGGGGCAAGTACGTGGACCTTAGCGTCTGCCTTTTCACGAGCTATGGCGACCCGTTTAGCAGAGTTGCCCTCAAGTACTGCAACCAGAAGATCCAGTGCGAGAACTGTGGCAACTACGGCCATGAGTGGGAGAGATGCCGGAGACCGGGCGGAGGTGACGAGGTCGGCCCTGACAAGTGTTACACCTGCGGCGGGCGTGGCCACTGGGCCAGGAACTGCTGGCTCTACTGGAACCGCTAACCTCCCCTGAGGGGAAATGGTATCCAATCTTTTAATTGACTCGTCTTTGTACACCTTCCTATACCACTTCTCTTCCCCTTCTCTTTTTAATGTGTATAATGGCTCCAAAATATGGTTACATGTATTTTAAATCATCCAATCAAATTCAATCAATTTGTATATATTCTTGTCACATAGATTGTAATTGTGGTAGTGAGCTTTACAGTGGGCCTCTGTCCTCTTCTGCTCCCATTTAAGTATTTCACTcctgaaaaaaagataaaaacttGGTTCTTCATGTTTTTAGTGGCTTTTGTCAAAGCAGGTGTGCACACAGCTGTAAAAGAgttgtaaaggaaatactatgtgcttcagtgattcacatacattcagcactatcctgttccctaggaaaaatgtttatgtaagcaaagaactttaagggagtgagaccgtagattagataagcaggaagatgtctctcgttttattgcctgcaattgctttattgcctgccattgctttattgcctgcaattaagggatgacagtcaagcaagattcttaccagccggcctgaaagagataagcaacgcttAAAGCTGAATGGTATatgagccatagcaacaagaggcaggaagtctgtgattggtcaaggcatacagttagaattgtatatcaagcaatgctctgtatgactcggggcttctcttggttgtgagccccacactctgtggaatctttcttttctattaaaaccttttttacttattatccacatctgactccccgtttcattgaatttccaccacagagtccagaggCATCATATTTCCTGTTGCAACTGCACATACTGCACAGAGGCTAAAGCCACAGCTATTTGCTTTAACTATACATTAATGTTAGGATATCTTCCACCAAAGAGCAAATCTGTGATA
This is a stretch of genomic DNA from Electrophorus electricus isolate fEleEle1 chromosome 6, fEleEle1.pri, whole genome shotgun sequence. It encodes these proteins:
- the LOC113586817 gene encoding uncharacterized protein LOC113586817, whose product is MSGQAELYVPTHLPWDKVLSLELRRQGYKAATKRLAKAQKGTFPTQGSAADCSEWWAHCKRWSVSKGKMAIAVMAWQYDPMVKQRDRAAKQLQQLQKSVKDQEQEITLLRQQLQDQEVQTKQLQSFQRRVKGQEQEITLLRQQLQDQEEQTWQLQSTLKLSQASEQQLAVEMRSKDDQMRSLQQELSEQMKENKTISLKVVKLSQILFDSNFPSDEDIHLATLPDLKEYHSNHKFLKIFYSLGVDLYRIFQLVQTKFPQKSLQTVKDLREHDLCLTDSLNHANMEALLQRFHKCMSTALGSAMKQYRVHQSRTQRNGGSIKAYGKSNEAPDINDERVLCDVLQNAWGKYVDLSVCLFTSYGDPFSRVALKYCNQKIQCENCGNYGHEWERCRRPGGGDEVGPDKCYTCGGRGHWARNCWLYWNR